A genome region from bacterium includes the following:
- a CDS encoding hydantoinase B/oxoprolinase family protein, producing the protein MTHTAVGWPYDANAEPADHLRGARVSDPDASVDLATLEIIESALLNIREEMDAVVLQSAMSPIIREQHDEFPLVTDAAGNMLVGQFGSYVPLLLETFGDEIRSGDVILQSDPYLCGGAIQHTPDWLVLSPIDFDGERVGYASMFGHVLDCGGTVPGSMAATATSIWDEGIRIPPVKLFAEDRLNADVLRIICNNSRTPEMNEADLMALVAACRTAATRVQDLCARFGADTYRRACDALLQRTRDAMAAIIARHIPTEPVSFGDVVDDDGQGNGPFEMRLTVWREGEKAYFDWTGTDPQAPGPINLATHEGMFKMFVGIYLIMAFDPEISFNEGFHDLIEVILAPGSLVSPEFPAPLGLLNITLARHFDVIQGVLALCAPEFAAGAGYGSSPALTYSGTDDRGEYFQLGEISYGGLPGRPAGDGMDGHSWWPLFTNIPTEYIESYFPVTVQRYRSIPDSGGPGHHRGGNGVEKVYRFDSDGEITIQDDRWQSRPWGWAGGLPGDLSRKLLHRAGGETEDLPSKCDVVAVEAGDSLAFITAGAGGLGDPLQRPVESVLRDVRGGLVSPEAARRHYGVALTGDLQVDEAATAELRASVQADRSRSSPVDGVGGTDGRAHGANLGG; encoded by the coding sequence ATGACGCACACGGCCGTCGGCTGGCCCTACGACGCGAATGCCGAACCTGCTGATCACCTCCGAGGAGCCCGCGTGAGCGACCCCGACGCCTCGGTCGATCTGGCGACGCTGGAGATCATCGAGAGCGCGCTCCTGAACATCCGCGAGGAGATGGACGCCGTGGTGCTCCAGTCGGCGATGTCGCCGATCATCCGCGAGCAGCACGACGAGTTCCCCCTCGTCACCGACGCCGCCGGCAACATGCTCGTGGGCCAGTTCGGCTCGTACGTACCGCTGCTGCTGGAGACGTTCGGTGACGAGATCCGCAGCGGCGACGTCATCCTGCAGAGCGACCCCTACCTGTGCGGCGGCGCCATCCAGCACACGCCGGACTGGTTGGTGCTGTCCCCCATCGACTTCGACGGCGAACGGGTGGGTTACGCCTCCATGTTCGGGCACGTGCTGGACTGCGGCGGCACCGTGCCCGGCAGCATGGCCGCCACCGCCACGTCCATCTGGGACGAGGGCATCCGCATCCCGCCGGTGAAGCTCTTCGCCGAGGACCGCCTGAACGCCGACGTGCTCCGGATCATCTGTAACAACAGCCGCACACCGGAGATGAACGAGGCCGATCTCATGGCTCTGGTCGCCGCCTGCCGTACGGCCGCCACGCGGGTTCAGGATCTGTGCGCCCGATTCGGCGCCGACACCTACCGCCGCGCCTGCGACGCCCTGCTGCAGCGCACGCGTGACGCCATGGCCGCCATCATCGCCCGCCACATCCCCACCGAACCGGTGAGCTTCGGCGATGTGGTGGACGACGACGGTCAGGGCAACGGACCCTTCGAGATGAGACTCACGGTGTGGCGGGAGGGCGAGAAGGCCTACTTCGACTGGACGGGCACCGATCCCCAGGCGCCCGGCCCCATCAACCTCGCCACCCACGAGGGAATGTTCAAGATGTTCGTGGGGATCTACCTCATCATGGCCTTCGACCCCGAGATCTCGTTCAACGAGGGGTTCCACGACCTGATCGAGGTGATCCTGGCGCCCGGTTCGCTCGTGAGTCCCGAGTTCCCCGCCCCCCTGGGCCTGCTGAACATCACCCTCGCCCGGCACTTCGACGTCATCCAGGGCGTGCTGGCGCTCTGCGCCCCCGAGTTCGCCGCCGGCGCGGGCTACGGGTCCAGCCCCGCGCTGACCTACAGCGGCACCGACGACCGCGGCGAGTACTTCCAGCTCGGCGAGATCAGCTACGGGGGGCTTCCCGGCCGCCCGGCGGGCGACGGCATGGACGGGCATTCCTGGTGGCCGCTGTTCACCAACATCCCCACCGAGTACATCGAGAGCTACTTCCCGGTAACGGTGCAGAGGTATCGCTCGATCCCCGACAGCGGCGGGCCTGGGCACCATCGAGGCGGCAACGGGGTGGAGAAGGTGTACCGCTTCGACAGCGACGGCGAGATCACCATCCAGGACGACCGCTGGCAGAGCCGGCCCTGGGGATGGGCCGGCGGCCTGCCCGGCGACCTCAGCCGCAAGCTGCTTCACCGCGCCGGCGGGGAGACCGAGGATCTGCCGTCCAAGTGCGACGTGGTGGCCGTGGAGGCCGGCGACTCCCTGGCGTTCATCACCGCGGGTGCGGGCGGGCTGGGCGACCCCCTCCAGCGCCCCGTCGAGTCAGTGCTCCGCGACGTGCGCGGCGGGCTCGTGTCGCCGGAGGCGGCGCGGCGCCACTACGGCGTCGCCCTGACCGGGGACCTCCAGGTAGACGAGGCCGCAACGGCGGAGTTGCGGGCATCCGTCCAGGCGGACCGCTCCCGGAGCAGCCCGGTTGACGGTGTCGGCGGCACCGACGGTAGGGCCCATGGAGCGAACCTCGGTGGCTGA
- a CDS encoding ABC transporter substrate-binding protein: MRPRKISYRLAALAAALALVAAACAEAETGEADAAAAAAADALAEAQAARSEASAADSAASAADAAAAAADAEASAAAARAQEAIAAAELAQATAEGNEDAVEAARAALAEAQDAAAAAQAEAAAAQAEAAAAQAEAEEARAEAEEARAAAEEAAAEAEAAAAPDPPPPPPPPPEPEPVTFTMIFPAVPSNVDPAVYQGRPTGETTQSVVSTLVRYVPLPAGATALQGPADLQPELAESWTQEDSGSYVFTLREALSPAGNHATASDVLWTFQRGLETDFITPFLLSVGGIDRENPIEVIDDRTFRLVAPSANSLTLPVLTWYGMGIIDSVEAQAHATDEDPWAQEWMATNSASYGAYQVESMIPGEEIRLTKNPNYWNAGSVAIENVVMRAVPDAGNRMLLVGSGEVDFVGGLTFDLFQSVVAAGGDGIDPIAGLDVNLDKLSLNTRFAPFDDVRVRQAISLAIDRDALIAGAYAGLGKPGLYPISTAIPQPDPPTDVAARHDPEAARALLAEAGLADGFDFTLSINPSSGPGPYAEQVAVLIQDQLRDVGIGVNIDLISSPADFNTATRGGELEAWLFGTRPLVNDVAYFLLLAVGPMSVKLEGYGSEAVDDLLGRIVAEPLGPARDALLSKMQSLLASDVPYVPLVETVLPWVHLGEYGGVAPNPLGALYLQDVTP; the protein is encoded by the coding sequence ATGAGGCCACGGAAGATCAGCTATCGACTTGCCGCGCTCGCAGCCGCGCTCGCGCTCGTGGCCGCGGCATGCGCGGAGGCCGAGACCGGCGAGGCCGACGCCGCAGCCGCTGCCGCTGCGGACGCCTTGGCCGAGGCGCAGGCGGCACGCTCGGAGGCCTCCGCCGCCGACAGCGCTGCCTCCGCCGCCGACGCCGCCGCGGCCGCGGCGGACGCTGAAGCCTCGGCGGCCGCGGCCCGAGCGCAGGAGGCGATCGCCGCCGCCGAGTTGGCCCAGGCCACCGCCGAGGGCAACGAGGACGCCGTCGAGGCGGCGCGAGCGGCGCTGGCGGAGGCGCAGGACGCGGCCGCAGCCGCCCAGGCCGAGGCCGCAGCCGCCCAAGCCGAGGCCGCAGCCGCCCAAGCCGAGGCCGAGGAGGCCCGGGCCGAGGCCGAGGAGGCCCGGGCCGCAGCCGAGGAGGCGGCAGCAGAGGCTGAGGCCGCAGCCGCGCCCGACCCGCCACCGCCGCCACCTCCCCCGCCGGAACCCGAGCCGGTGACGTTCACGATGATCTTCCCGGCCGTCCCGTCCAACGTCGACCCGGCGGTGTACCAGGGCCGGCCGACCGGGGAGACCACCCAGAGCGTGGTGAGCACGCTGGTGCGCTACGTGCCGCTGCCCGCCGGGGCCACGGCATTGCAGGGTCCGGCCGACCTGCAGCCCGAACTGGCCGAATCCTGGACGCAGGAGGACAGCGGCAGCTATGTCTTCACGCTGCGCGAGGCGCTCAGCCCGGCAGGCAACCATGCGACGGCCTCGGACGTGCTGTGGACCTTCCAGCGAGGCCTGGAGACCGACTTCATCACGCCGTTCCTGCTGAGCGTCGGCGGCATCGACCGCGAGAACCCGATCGAGGTGATCGACGACCGCACCTTCCGGCTCGTGGCGCCGTCGGCCAACTCACTCACGCTGCCGGTCCTCACCTGGTACGGCATGGGCATCATCGACAGCGTCGAGGCGCAGGCCCACGCCACCGACGAGGACCCGTGGGCACAGGAGTGGATGGCCACCAACTCGGCCAGCTACGGCGCCTACCAGGTGGAGTCCATGATCCCCGGCGAGGAGATCCGTCTCACCAAGAACCCGAACTACTGGAACGCCGGCAGCGTGGCCATCGAGAACGTGGTCATGCGGGCAGTGCCCGACGCCGGCAACCGCATGCTACTGGTGGGCTCCGGCGAGGTGGACTTCGTGGGCGGCCTCACATTCGACCTGTTCCAGAGCGTCGTGGCGGCCGGCGGCGACGGCATCGATCCGATCGCCGGGCTGGACGTGAACCTGGACAAGCTGTCGCTCAATACCCGCTTCGCGCCGTTCGACGACGTGCGCGTGCGCCAGGCCATCTCGCTGGCCATCGACCGTGACGCCCTCATCGCCGGGGCGTACGCCGGTCTCGGCAAGCCCGGGCTCTACCCGATCTCGACGGCGATCCCGCAGCCCGATCCGCCGACCGACGTGGCGGCCCGCCACGACCCGGAGGCGGCGAGGGCGCTGCTCGCCGAGGCGGGGCTGGCCGACGGCTTCGACTTCACGCTGTCGATCAACCCCAGCTCGGGTCCGGGGCCCTACGCCGAGCAGGTGGCCGTGCTGATCCAGGATCAGCTGCGCGACGTGGGCATCGGCGTCAACATCGACCTGATCAGCTCGCCGGCCGACTTCAACACCGCAACCCGCGGCGGCGAACTGGAGGCCTGGCTCTTCGGAACCCGGCCGCTGGTGAACGACGTCGCCTACTTCCTGCTGCTGGCCGTCGGACCGATGTCGGTCAAGCTCGAGGGCTACGGCAGCGAGGCGGTGGACGACCTGCTCGGCCGGATCGTGGCCGAGCCCCTCGGGCCGGCCCGGGACGCCCTGCTGTCGAAGATGCAGTCGTTGCTGGCCAGCGACGTGCCGTACGTGCCGCTGGTCGAGACCGTGCTGCCGTGGGTGCACCTCGGCGAGTACGGCGGCGTTGCACCCAACCCGCTCGGCGCCCTCTACCTGCAGGACGTCACCCCATGA
- a CDS encoding enoyl-CoA hydratase-related protein, protein MAEPAPPERPGTSGGRAATPQEGTEPVLVETAGGIAHVTLNRPERLNALSTGLLGALTETLERVAGDPAVRVVILSGAGRAFSAGGDRDETGEPWGVSLEADTALLRRFMESSLLLHEMGAVTIAAVNGPCAGGALSLVCACDLRYAAASARFVTAFARVGLSGDFGGTATMGWVLGPAKARELYLLSEVVEAPEAERIGLVSEVVSDDELLPHAQRVAERLLSAAPGALVAMKQNLNDGLRLPLAEVLDREAERQVRCTRDPRFDERYGLQGR, encoded by the coding sequence GTGGCTGAACCCGCACCGCCGGAGCGGCCCGGGACTTCCGGGGGCCGGGCGGCGACCCCGCAGGAGGGCACCGAACCTGTCCTGGTGGAGACCGCCGGCGGCATCGCGCATGTGACGCTCAACCGGCCCGAGCGGCTCAACGCGCTGAGCACCGGGCTGCTGGGAGCGCTCACCGAGACTCTGGAACGGGTTGCGGGCGACCCCGCGGTGAGGGTCGTCATCCTTTCCGGCGCCGGCCGGGCATTCTCGGCGGGCGGCGACCGCGACGAGACCGGCGAGCCGTGGGGCGTGAGCCTGGAGGCCGACACCGCTCTGCTGCGGCGCTTCATGGAGTCCTCGCTGCTGCTGCACGAGATGGGCGCCGTCACCATCGCGGCGGTCAACGGCCCGTGCGCCGGGGGCGCTCTGTCACTGGTCTGCGCCTGCGACCTGCGCTACGCCGCGGCATCGGCCCGGTTCGTGACGGCGTTCGCCAGGGTGGGCCTCTCGGGCGACTTCGGCGGCACGGCGACGATGGGCTGGGTGCTGGGTCCCGCCAAGGCGCGCGAGCTCTACCTGCTGTCCGAAGTCGTCGAGGCGCCCGAGGCGGAGCGCATCGGGTTGGTGTCGGAGGTGGTGTCCGACGACGAGCTGCTCCCCCACGCCCAGAGGGTTGCCGAACGCCTGCTCTCGGCCGCTCCCGGCGCGCTCGTCGCCATGAAGCAGAACCTCAACGACGGGCTGCGCCTCCCGCTCGCCGAGGTGCTCGACCGGGAGGCCGAGCGACAGGTGCGCTGCACGCGGGATCCGCGATTCGACGAGCGCTACGGCCTGCAGGGGCGCTAG
- a CDS encoding isocitrate lyase/PEP mutase family protein: protein MTPAATLRGTLGDGDSRLVVSAYDALTARTAEAAGFEILHVTGFGSAAALTGGPDIGLVTMTETVEATRRICDAVERPVIADADCGYGNPLNVMRTVRALETAGAAGLHLEDQVTPKRCGHMAHKAVIPTAEMVVKIAAAVDARRDEDFVIIARTDARAPEGLDAALERAHAYASAGADVLFVEAPESVDEIRRIATESPGPQLFNWAYEGRTPHVSRRLLEELGFAWILFADVALAVHRAAAGFYERLAEIDSPDELRDLLTGFDAFNTFVGLDDWRETERRYAAPNTAE, encoded by the coding sequence GTGACACCTGCCGCGACGCTGCGCGGCACGCTCGGCGACGGCGACAGCAGGCTGGTCGTCAGCGCCTACGACGCGCTGACCGCCCGCACCGCCGAGGCCGCTGGGTTCGAGATCCTGCACGTCACGGGGTTCGGGTCGGCCGCGGCGCTCACCGGCGGTCCCGACATCGGCCTCGTGACCATGACGGAGACGGTCGAGGCCACGCGCCGGATCTGCGACGCCGTCGAGCGCCCCGTGATCGCCGATGCCGACTGCGGCTACGGCAACCCGCTCAACGTGATGCGCACCGTGCGGGCGCTGGAGACGGCCGGAGCCGCGGGATTGCACCTCGAGGACCAGGTCACGCCCAAGCGCTGCGGCCACATGGCCCACAAGGCGGTGATCCCGACCGCCGAGATGGTCGTCAAGATCGCCGCGGCGGTCGACGCCCGCCGTGATGAGGACTTCGTGATCATCGCTCGCACCGACGCCCGTGCGCCCGAGGGCCTCGACGCCGCCCTCGAGCGGGCGCACGCCTACGCGTCCGCCGGCGCGGATGTGCTCTTCGTGGAGGCCCCCGAGTCGGTCGACGAGATCCGCCGCATCGCCACGGAGTCGCCCGGGCCGCAGCTGTTCAACTGGGCTTACGAGGGCAGAACCCCGCACGTCTCCCGCCGCCTGCTCGAGGAACTCGGCTTCGCCTGGATCCTCTTCGCCGACGTGGCACTGGCGGTCCACCGAGCCGCCGCAGGGTTCTACGAACGACTCGCGGAGATCGACTCGCCCGATGAACTGCGCGACCTCCTCACCGGATTCGACGCCTTCAACACGTTCGTCGGGCTCGACGACTGGCGGGAGACGGAACGCAGGTACGCCGCCCCGAACACTGCGGAGTAA
- a CDS encoding isochorismatase family protein, which produces MEDKHRIYEQAELGGRVGFGGRAAVVVVDFQRCFVDPSIPGGGDFSDAIEATARLLAAARSRGVPIVYTVVAYDDPARDAGRFIDKCPTLKYAVAGSETVELDERLGRRPGEPVVVKSFASAFFGTTVASYLTGLGVDTVILAGCTTSGCVRASAIDSMQSGFRTIVPRQCVADIAAEPHDANLFDIDAKYGDVVDLDAVLARLADLGSQ; this is translated from the coding sequence ATGGAGGACAAGCACCGGATCTACGAGCAGGCCGAACTCGGTGGCCGCGTCGGCTTCGGCGGCCGCGCCGCCGTGGTCGTCGTGGACTTCCAGCGCTGCTTCGTCGATCCGTCCATCCCGGGTGGGGGCGACTTCTCCGACGCCATCGAAGCGACAGCGAGGCTCCTGGCAGCCGCCCGCTCGCGCGGGGTGCCGATCGTGTACACGGTTGTCGCCTACGACGATCCGGCACGGGACGCCGGCCGGTTCATCGACAAGTGCCCGACATTGAAGTACGCGGTGGCCGGCAGCGAGACGGTCGAACTCGACGAGCGCCTCGGGCGCCGACCCGGCGAGCCGGTCGTCGTCAAGAGTTTCGCCAGCGCCTTCTTCGGCACCACGGTGGCGTCGTACCTCACGGGCCTGGGCGTTGACACGGTGATCCTGGCGGGGTGTACGACGAGCGGGTGCGTGCGCGCCTCGGCGATCGACTCGATGCAGAGCGGCTTCCGGACGATCGTTCCCCGCCAGTGCGTCGCCGACATCGCCGCCGAGCCCCACGACGCCAACCTCTTCGACATCGACGCCAAGTACGGCGATGTCGTGGATCTGGACGCCGTCCTGGCGAGACTCGCGGACCTCGGAAGCCAGTGA
- a CDS encoding hydantoinase/oxoprolinase family protein, with protein sequence MSLSLAVDAGGTFTDLVLTDTASGHTWIAKTPSAADPTEAVLAGIARVCENSGTARGDIVAMHYGSTAALNVLLTRQGARIGLVTTAGFGQILHLARSQTPGPLVGWLNWVKPDPLVPLELTREIPERVRSDGTVEIPLDVEATRGAVGDMAARGVEAIAVVFLHSYANASHELEVRRIAEEVAPDLHVTLSHEVLPEYREYERAMTAVVNTYISPSVSRSLADFGDRLRADGVDCAVNIVRSDGGLMSSEAAAVRPVETIISGPSGGVAGALAVATASGLDDILTLDMGGTSTDVSLCTAGTAQISRDTVVGDLPVRSPSLDVRSIGAGGGSIAFVPELLRGLRVGPRSAGADPGPVCYGQGGAEPTVTDANLVLGRLPAGLLGGEITLDRDAAERALHLLGSPLGLTPQETAKAVVDIANEKMAGALRIISVERGLDPRDYALVAFGGAGPLHGNALAALLGCFPVLVPPAPGVLSAYGYHTVGHRNTFSRTLITELRDDDRSEAAEAFGELVDRAEGWLAAQGLTGGTLAHSCDLRFLRQGYEIEVDVPVDRGGDIRLEALADIFRTEHHRLYEFIPDAPIEIVNVRVEARGPAAYIAPKPRAAVRGDGDHARASTEQVYQQGGWTEAGVYERDHLRPGDAVSGPAIITQTDTTTFVFPGHVAVTDAWSNLLITPEEFT encoded by the coding sequence ATGAGCCTCTCGCTCGCGGTCGACGCCGGCGGCACGTTCACCGACCTCGTCCTGACGGACACCGCCTCCGGGCACACGTGGATCGCCAAGACCCCCTCCGCGGCCGATCCCACCGAGGCGGTCCTGGCCGGCATCGCCCGCGTCTGCGAGAACAGCGGCACCGCCCGCGGCGACATCGTCGCCATGCACTACGGCTCGACGGCCGCTCTGAACGTCCTGCTGACCCGCCAGGGCGCCCGCATCGGCCTGGTGACGACGGCAGGGTTCGGGCAGATTCTCCACCTAGCCCGCTCGCAGACGCCGGGGCCGCTGGTCGGCTGGTTGAACTGGGTGAAGCCCGACCCGCTGGTGCCCCTCGAGCTGACCCGAGAGATCCCCGAACGGGTGCGCTCGGACGGGACCGTCGAGATCCCCCTGGACGTCGAGGCCACCCGCGGCGCCGTCGGCGACATGGCAGCACGCGGAGTCGAGGCCATCGCCGTGGTCTTCCTGCACAGCTACGCCAACGCGTCACACGAGTTGGAGGTGCGCCGCATCGCCGAGGAGGTGGCACCGGACCTCCACGTGACGCTGTCGCACGAGGTGCTCCCCGAGTACCGCGAGTACGAGCGGGCCATGACGGCGGTCGTCAACACCTACATCTCGCCGTCCGTGTCGCGCTCGCTGGCCGACTTCGGTGACCGGCTGCGCGCCGACGGCGTGGACTGCGCCGTGAACATCGTCCGCTCCGACGGCGGGCTGATGTCCAGCGAAGCCGCCGCCGTCCGGCCGGTCGAGACGATCATCTCGGGCCCCTCGGGCGGGGTCGCCGGGGCGCTGGCGGTAGCCACAGCCAGCGGTCTCGACGACATCCTCACGCTCGACATGGGCGGCACGTCCACCGACGTCTCGCTCTGCACCGCCGGGACAGCCCAGATCTCCCGCGACACGGTCGTGGGAGATCTACCGGTCCGGTCACCGAGCCTGGACGTCCGCAGCATCGGCGCCGGGGGCGGCTCGATCGCCTTCGTGCCCGAGTTGCTGCGCGGCCTGCGCGTCGGCCCCCGCTCCGCCGGGGCCGATCCGGGGCCGGTGTGCTACGGGCAGGGGGGCGCCGAGCCGACCGTCACCGACGCCAACCTCGTCCTGGGCCGGTTGCCGGCCGGCCTGCTCGGCGGCGAGATCACACTCGACCGCGACGCCGCCGAGCGGGCGTTGCACCTGCTCGGCTCCCCCCTCGGACTGACCCCGCAGGAGACCGCAAAGGCCGTCGTGGACATCGCCAACGAGAAGATGGCCGGCGCGCTCCGGATCATCTCGGTGGAGCGCGGCCTCGACCCGCGCGACTACGCCCTCGTCGCCTTCGGCGGTGCCGGTCCGTTGCACGGCAACGCCCTGGCGGCACTGCTCGGCTGCTTCCCGGTGCTGGTGCCGCCCGCCCCGGGGGTGCTGTCCGCATACGGCTACCACACGGTCGGCCATCGCAACACCTTCAGCCGCACGCTGATCACCGAACTGCGGGACGACGACCGCAGCGAGGCCGCCGAGGCGTTCGGGGAGTTGGTGGACCGGGCGGAGGGTTGGTTGGCCGCCCAGGGCCTCACCGGTGGCACGCTCGCGCATTCCTGCGACCTCCGGTTCCTCCGCCAGGGTTACGAGATCGAGGTCGACGTACCGGTGGACCGCGGTGGCGACATCCGGCTGGAGGCCCTGGCGGACATCTTCCGGACCGAGCACCACCGGCTCTATGAGTTCATTCCCGATGCCCCGATCGAGATCGTCAACGTGCGCGTCGAAGCGCGCGGCCCGGCCGCGTACATCGCGCCCAAACCCCGGGCCGCGGTACGCGGCGACGGCGATCATGCGCGGGCCTCGACCGAGCAGGTCTACCAGCAGGGCGGCTGGACCGAGGCGGGCGTCTACGAGCGCGACCACCTGCGGCCGGGCGACGCGGTCTCCGGGCCGGCCATCATCACCCAGACCGACACGACCACGTTCGTGTTTCCCGGCCACGTCGCCGTCACGGACGCCTGGTCGAACCTGCTGATCACCCCCGAGGAGTTCACATGA
- a CDS encoding aconitate hydratase, with the protein MGRSLARRLIESHLVAGTPVAGTEIALAADQVFIDDSVGPLIALELEAMGVDRAQVDLAVGYVDHLLLQADERNPADHLMTRSACERYGLWFSRAGNGICHAVHQQSFGRPGACLVGSDSHTCAAGALGMLAIGAGGLAVALVLAGEPLHVTMPEIWGVRLVGRLGPWVSAKDVILEMLRRHGTDGAVGRLIEYHGPGVAGLSVWDRHVIAHMGAEMGATTSIFGSDDEVRRYLARQGRGGDWRRLDAEPDADYDHLTEIDLGTVEPLVALPPSPGNVVPVAEAAGAEIHQSYVGSSANPAFRDLAVAAAIVAGRTVHDRVSFDINPASREALGNLARAGHIAALLAAGARLHQAGCNGCPGMGQAPAPGRISLRTVPRNFPGRSGTADDRVYLVSPETAAASALTGVLTDPRTLGPAAPSIDEPDEWLTNHDLLVPPLPAERARRVPLAKGANHPPLPRFEALPEQLRVPVLLKMGDDVSTDEILPAGPRAMPLWSNVERLGDFAFEGVDPTYPERARSTGDHAVIGGLNYGQGSSREQAALAPRSLGLRVVIALAYARIHRENLVLFGVLPLTFAGPGPYEALEAGHTLVVEDAHGLLSAGSGSVLEATTGRRFAVRH; encoded by the coding sequence ATGGGACGATCGCTCGCACGCCGACTCATCGAGTCGCACCTGGTCGCCGGAACACCGGTCGCCGGTACCGAGATCGCCCTCGCTGCTGATCAGGTGTTCATCGACGACTCGGTCGGGCCTCTCATCGCGCTCGAACTCGAGGCCATGGGGGTTGACCGGGCGCAGGTGGATCTGGCCGTCGGGTACGTGGATCACCTGCTGCTGCAGGCCGACGAACGCAACCCCGCCGATCACCTCATGACGCGCAGCGCCTGCGAGCGCTACGGGCTCTGGTTCAGCAGGGCCGGCAACGGCATCTGCCACGCCGTGCACCAGCAGTCCTTCGGCCGGCCCGGCGCCTGCCTGGTCGGCTCGGACAGCCACACCTGCGCAGCGGGCGCTCTCGGGATGCTGGCGATCGGCGCCGGCGGGCTGGCAGTCGCGCTCGTTCTGGCCGGCGAGCCGCTGCATGTGACGATGCCGGAGATCTGGGGTGTCCGCCTCGTGGGGCGACTCGGTCCCTGGGTGAGCGCCAAGGATGTGATCCTGGAGATGCTACGCCGCCACGGCACCGACGGTGCGGTGGGCCGGCTCATCGAGTACCACGGTCCGGGTGTGGCCGGGCTGTCGGTGTGGGACCGCCACGTGATCGCCCACATGGGGGCCGAGATGGGGGCCACGACCTCGATCTTCGGCTCCGACGACGAGGTGCGCCGCTACCTCGCCCGCCAGGGCCGCGGCGGGGACTGGCGCCGGCTCGACGCCGAGCCCGACGCCGACTACGACCACCTGACCGAGATCGATCTGGGTACCGTCGAGCCGCTCGTGGCGTTGCCGCCGAGCCCCGGCAACGTCGTGCCGGTCGCCGAGGCCGCCGGCGCCGAGATCCACCAGTCCTACGTCGGCTCGTCGGCGAACCCCGCCTTCCGCGACCTGGCCGTGGCCGCTGCGATCGTGGCGGGCCGGACGGTGCACGACCGCGTCTCCTTCGACATCAACCCGGCCAGCCGCGAGGCCCTCGGCAACCTCGCCCGCGCGGGCCACATCGCAGCGCTCCTGGCGGCCGGCGCGCGCCTGCACCAGGCGGGGTGCAACGGCTGTCCCGGCATGGGACAGGCGCCGGCGCCCGGCCGGATCAGCCTGCGCACCGTGCCCCGCAACTTCCCGGGCCGGTCCGGCACCGCCGACGACCGGGTGTACCTGGTGAGCCCCGAGACGGCGGCGGCCTCGGCCCTCACAGGCGTCCTCACCGACCCGCGGACGCTCGGACCGGCGGCACCAAGCATCGACGAACCCGACGAATGGCTCACCAACCACGACCTGCTGGTGCCTCCCCTGCCCGCCGAGCGGGCCCGCCGGGTGCCGCTCGCCAAGGGAGCCAACCATCCGCCGCTGCCCCGTTTCGAGGCGCTGCCGGAGCAGCTGAGGGTCCCCGTGCTGCTGAAGATGGGCGACGACGTCTCCACCGACGAGATCCTGCCAGCGGGGCCTCGCGCCATGCCGCTCTGGTCGAACGTGGAGCGGCTGGGCGACTTCGCCTTCGAGGGCGTCGATCCCACTTATCCCGAGCGGGCCCGCTCCACCGGAGACCACGCCGTGATCGGCGGGCTGAACTACGGCCAGGGCTCCAGCCGGGAGCAGGCGGCGCTGGCACCCCGGTCCTTGGGGCTGCGCGTGGTCATCGCCCTGGCCTACGCACGGATACACCGCGAGAACCTCGTTCTCTTCGGCGTCCTGCCCCTCACCTTCGCCGGTCCGGGACCGTACGAGGCGCTCGAAGCCGGGCACACGCTCGTCGTCGAGGACGCACACGGGCTGCTCTCCGCCGGGAGCGGAAGCGTGCTGGAGGCCACGACCGGCCGCCGCTTCGCCGTCCGCCACG